The genomic region TAACTCACGCAAACACAGCAAACAACGTCCTCAATGCATCCGGATCTCCAGCCTCACATTCATTCTCCCCAGCACCATGATACGTAGTCCCCAACGTAAACAGCGCACTTCCTGGCTCCATCTCAGCATACGTACACTCCTCTAACTTCGGCGCACGATCAGCGCCCCAAAGATGACTGCCAGGGTGTACGTACTTCTAGACCCAGCAATGAGGCACCCCACCATAGGCGTGAACAGCGAATTAGCAGGATCTGGCTTGCGGCTTCGCGCCAGGCACGAGGCGCAGCGCTGCTGTGGAGGCGAGCATGAAGCCGCTCTTTTGCGGGACGAGATGTTCGCCAGTATAGGAGGCGAACTCGTCGTTCAGGAATTTGCCCATGATGCCTTGCCAGACGGGCAAGCGCATGATTTTGGTGACCTGTTCTGGCATTCGGGCCAGTAAGGAGTAGACGCGCTGCGAGCCTTCTGGGAAGAAGTAGGCACCTAGCTCGCCATGAGTGGAGTTCGAGTCGTAGAGCTTGCGACCTTTCATGTGAGGTTCGATGGCGGCCATGCATTCTTGCAAGAGCTCGGGAGAAAGCAGGTTGGAGACGATGACTCCGCCATCTTTTGCGATGATATCGTAGATCCTCTCCAGTGGCTCTGAGGCATCGATAGTGACGAGCTGAGGAACCATCGTTGTAGCGAGGCTGAGTCTCTGTTGGTTCTTGAGTGGGCGTTGGATGGCGTGAGTCTGTGGCTGGAAGTGCTGAAGTGCAAGTCGGCAGTTCATACAACATGGGATGTGCTTCCTTGCGAAGGTTCGTGTTGTTGTAGGGCTGCCCTATCTCCTCCTGGACCTGCCTATCCCAACCTCATGCACGACGTGGAGAACCTGATCGCGCCCACGGCCCGCCGCCTACGGCCCACGCGGCCGCTGAATGCCTGCGGAGTACGGTATCTTTCACACAGTGCAAGAGCGTTGCTGGTAGTGCGGCAGATAAGACCGCTGTCATACCACCGGATGTAGCCCGTCGTCCATATAGCCTTGCTTCGATCGTGTTTGGCCTTTGAGATTGGCGTGGTAATTCACTCTGCCAGTATACCAGTATGGAACGCGCTTCGTTCGTCCGAGCGAGTACTGAAGACAATTTTGGACAAAAAGGATGACACTATAACACGAGTAGCGACAGTCGCTACTGGCCAAGTCGCTGAGGTATATCTTGCGCTTCGTCGCTCATGAAAAATGCGGTACGCTTACCTCTGTCGTCCATATCAGATCAGTGAAGCCCACCCAGCCCCCAAACAAGCGTCGACATTGGAGGCAGACCTTCAAGCAGCAGTGAATCATCGGCGACTCACGCCAAGGCAGATACAGCTCACTTCCATCGCCGGCTCGATAGGAGCTGCGCCGTTCGTGGCGATCGGTCAAGGCATCCTCTCGGGACCTGTTTGCATGCTGGTGGCGTTCAATTCTGGGCTTCCGTGGTCTTCAGTGTGGCTCAATGTTTACTCGAAATCGTCACTCTCTTTCCGCTTGATGGATTGTTCCTTCTTGGATGTCTCCCATTTCTTGCGCTCGGCTCAGTCAGTTCACAAGTACTCAGCTGGATCCTGAACTTCCGCACAGCTGCAACAATGTTCAACTTCAGCGTCATGTGCATCACCTACATCCGCTTCCACACAGCCATGAAGGCGCAGGGTATCGACAGGAAAACCCGGCTGCCGACTGTGTCTCGCTGGCAGCCGTACGCGAGCTACTGGGCGTTCCTCTGGAGCTTCATCTTTCTGTGGGTGCAAGGCTATGCTGTTGTTCCGAACGGCAGCTGGAAGGCCTCGACCTTCATCTTCAATTACGGCATCATCGCTCTTGCTGGCGGTATCGGGATCTGTTGGAAGATCTTCAAGCGGACGCGTTTCTGGAGGGCGACGGAGGTGGATCTCGTGTCAGGTCTGGAGTTCTTCGAGACGTTGACTGAGCATTATCAGCATATCCAGGATGGAACACCAGTCACGTCTAAGGACAAGATTATGTCGGCGTTGGTTTGCGTGAAATCGACTGGGCGATGTTGAGCAAGAGCGTGTCGCGCGTTGCGGGATGCGATTTCTTGGCTTCCGTTAGGGTTGAGGTAGTGTGCGAGAACAACTCATGGGACGCCGATAACGTGTCTCATGCAAGATCTGTGGACGACTTTCTAGCAGCATTCGAAGGCCTACCGCATACATATAATGCTCCGGATGGTTGTATTGGCGGTAGTGCTCCATAAAATGTCCGATGACCTGGAGTTCGTTGCTGGCATATTTTCCAGGCGATTGCTTTTTTAGGGCTGTGTCTCCTGGTATTCGATTGCCGTGTTGTCATTGACATTTCGGTATATGTAGGCAACGGCACGCCTGTGTACATTCATACCGACTCTACATTCTCCATCCTCCACGATGCTCACACACTCCCTCTACCCCGACTCTCAAATGGCAACGCCAAACTCAGCACAATCAGCAACCCAAACAACCCAGCACACACAAACAGCGGCGTCGTAGTTTGCACGTCCGCATAGCTTCCCACCGCAACCCCCACAATGCCTCCTATCCTATTCAGAATCACACAACATCCATACCCCGTCGCTCGATGCGCACTTGGCAAAATCTCCGGCGTGTACGCATAGATCACGCCATAGTAGATCATCTGAGCAGCACTAACCGCACAGCTGACTCCAAGGTTCTGGGCTGGAGTCTTGATCTGTGTGTAGCCGAATTGCAGCGCCATGGTGGCGGTAGCGCCGATGGCGAGTGTGCCTTTGCGGCCGATGTGAGGCACTTCTACCAGGACGGCGGCGATGCAGGGTCCGGCGAGGGTGGCGACTTGGTTGATGGCGTAGTTGCGCCAGGTGATGTAGTCGCTACTCTGTTGACCAGTAGCCACGCCTCGAGACTCCAGGTAGTAGGGCAAGAAGACTTGATACAATGGAGAGACTGTGCCCACGACAAACCAGTTTGCGAAGATCATGAGAGTCGAGTAGGTCAGGAGCTTCGTCTCGAAAAGTCCGGCAAAGTGCTTTTTAAGGCGAAGAGATGACCACACCGATTTCTCCGAGTGTAAGACTTGGCCTTGCTCTTGTAGGGCACCATGCTTCAGGACGAAGGGCCGATCGTACTTTATGGCTAGGGCGGAGAGCTGTGCATACACTTCCTCGTCACGATTCTGGCTGATGAGCCAGCGAGGCGTTTGTTCCATCTTGATCACGAAGATGCGGGTCAGAGATAGAAGGAACACAAGCCCGCCGCAGGTAAAGTGTAGATAGCGCCATCCCCAGTTGTCGGCTCGTTGGCAAGTCGCAGGTGTGGCATCGGGCGCACAGCTGAAGTTGCTCAAGAACGCCCAAGCTAGTAATCCAGTGACAGCGTATCCAATTGGTACCCAGACGGACATGAAAGTGACCATCCATTGATGCGATCGCGGCAGGAATTCGTGGAGGTTGGTTGCATCGATGATGTACCCTCCACCGGCAGCAGCGCTGTAGAAAGCCACCATGGACGCAAATGAGATATAGCTCGGCATTGCACCCGCGACCAGGACGAATCCTGCACAGATGAACAGACTGCTGTTGAACGCCAGCTTCCTGCCAATCACGTCGGCTGTAAGACCCCATGCTGCTGCTCCGACCAACATGCCTATTTGCGACGCGAACGATATGCCGGCGAGGGGTGGGTGTGGGTTGCCATATTCTCTGGTGATTACTGGCTGTGTTATGGATTGTATTACGATGAGGAGCTCCATGTATACTGTCAGCAACGTTCTGCCGTATGGTCTGCGTCACATACCGAGTCGACAGCATATCCGAAGCCGTTCAGGAAGAATAGCTTCCAATGCCACTTCGTCATACCGATTTCCTCAATGGCTGCATTTACCATGTCCATCTTCTTGGCTAGGACCGGATCCACGGCGGACTGATCCCACACCGCTCTCTGCTGTGCAACATTGTGGTCGACGCTGTCGCTGAGGTTCTCAGTGCCTGTGGCACTTGCGTAGATTTTTGTTGGCCCGACTCCAGACCTATCTGCACCGTTCGGCATGGTAATGCGCTCGAAATCCATTCCCGTCTTGGTGTATGATCGGAGTATTTCGCGCTTCGCCTCGTGGTCTTAACCACGACCCAAATGTCGAGCTTTACAATGGTCCAGTATATGTGGCCGAGTCGGACAAGTCGTGCATAGACAGGTTCGCTCGATATATTGCGGACGTTACCGCCATACACCTGGTGATCCCCTCTCTGCGAAACGTGTACTCGGTGCTGCCTGTCAGCCAAGAAGCATGTTTCGACATATGCTGGAGTTTCAGCCTGTAAAGAGGTAAGCAGTTTCAGATAGGCTTCTAATCAATTCATGCTCTTGGTAAATCATAAGAGAAACATTCAACACTTCACCGCGTCGAGCTTCGTTCCGCAGGAGCCCGCATACCAGGTCGCTGCAGCCAAGAGCTGGCCAGCGATGATCACAAGGTACGTCTCGGATGGCAAGTCTTAAAGACAATAAGCTCGGTGGACGTGTAGGCCTAACCCAGCTGTCGAGACGGCAAGTGCCATCAGAACCAGAGCACCGACTTGAAGGAGATATCTGGATCCTGTAAGGCTTGGATACTGGCATTTGCATTCGAAGAGCTCGACAAACTGTGTTTAGAGACTCTAAGATTTCAGTTGTCGTGGTGCAGCATGATTGGTCTCGTAGAAGTCATGAATCGTAGGTAACACTCCGACAGCACAGCTCGGTCTCGTTTGCCGAGATCGGCGAGTCGTCGTTAAGGCGCAAGCTGGCAAGACCACCTGTGTCTTCATGCTGCGATGGACTCGCTCATGGCCCATACCACTGCCGCACGTGGTCCGAGGATGAGTGAATGATGAATGATGAATGATGAAGGTGGTATGTTTATTTCCCCTCGGAGGATGGTCGGTTCTCCCACGCGTCTCGACTTCGGCGCGACCTTGATTTTGAGTTGCATGTGGACAAGGATCTTGTCGATCAGTCTACAAGTACTGACGTCACGTGTAGCGCGATTATGGCAGGTGCCAAAGGACGCATGCTCAAGGTAATCGGCGCCATGTTGCATACTCGAAGCACTGCGCACAGTACGAGGACGCGTCGCTGACTTGTTATTGCAGCGCAGTGCTGAAGAGGCTCTCCGACGGCTGTCTGACATGGCACCAGCGAGAAAGAAGAGCCGCTTGTCCAACGAGAACGAAGCGGACTCGCGCCCGCCACATCAGCAGCAACAACCACCGACAGCGCAGCTGCCTGACGGCCAATCGGGCAGCGACACACATGCGCAGGGAGATGCTGCGACCAAGCCTCCACCCTTGGACACAGCGGCATCCGATCAGACTAGCGCTCCAAGCAAGCAGTCTCCGGGCAATCGAGGCAGTTGGTACTCGTCGACTTCATGGCGCAGTAAAGCATCGCCTGTCGCGCAGGTTGCACGAGAGAGCATCTCGGTAGACAAGGGAGTCAGCTCCGAGGCGTCAAGCAAGGCAGACACGGCACGTAGACCCAGCCAGAGCGTGAGCAAGAGCTTCATGGGCAGCAGAAAGAGCATTCCATTGGTTGCAGAGACATCCAAAGTCTATGCTACCAGCGACGTGAGCTCACCGTCATGGCAGAAGAGGGCTTTCAGCGGAGAGGAGAAGCCCAAGGCCGAAATGTCTAAGCCGGTtgaggagaagaagaagaagaagaagaagaagaagaagaagaaagAGGCTGAGCAGGTGGAAGAAGCTTCGGAACCGTCAGAATCAGTGACCAAAGATACCGACTCGAAAGCGGAAACAGCGAGCATATGGCCGCCTAGCGGGACATGGTTCGGTTGGTGGTCAAGGCCCGACGGCTATGGTAGTGAGGCTGAGACAGGCAAGAAGAGCGATACCAAGGCGAGACTGGATGGCGCAGACGCAGAAGATGCGAGCGACAGACTGACGACAGAAAGTACCCAAGACACAGAGGCGGCGAACATTGTGCCGAGTGACGGGATGCCTATGCAGGCAGAGCCGACAACCACCGAAGATGTCACTGCGCAGAAGAAACCTGAGATGACCGCGAGTACTTCTAGTCGCTCGTGGTTCGGGCTGTGGAGCTCCTCACAGAACGAGCAAGCGAAGACCGAGAACGAACAGGTGAAGAGTGCCAGCAAGCCGCAGTCAACATCAGAGCCTGCGCCAGATGTTGCGGTCGCGGCAGACCCGAAACAGACCGCGAGAGACGTGAAAGACGTGAAAGACGTGACAGAGGCGGGGCCCGCGAAGCCTATCAAGGACGAAGAGCGACCTAAATCCTCTGGCTGGGCATTCTGGTCAAGTGATAAGTCGAAAGATGTCACCCTCGAATCGGATGGCGACCAGAAGCAGATCGGGGAGCTGGCTGTTGCCGACACGCCTTCACAAAGTCACCCAGAAGCTGCGCAGTTCAACCAGGAAGGCGAGCAGCGAAAGGCGATCAAGTCTGAGACACCAGCCGAGCCCAAACGCGCAAGCTCGCTCCTTCGTCGCACTCGTGGGCGGTCGGAGAAGTCCAAAGATCTCTCCGGAGAGACCACAGCTGCTGCAACGCCCGTAGATTCACGACTACCAACACCCGCGGTCACGCAGTTCCACACGCCTGCTGACACGCCAGAAGCTTCGCCGGCTCCGCGAGGCAAGCATCCTGCACAGTCCCGGCCCAACCTCATCCTACCGACTTTCAGGGATACCTATCCTGCATCACCAAGTGCTGGAGTCCTGGACCGCCTGACAAAGTACGTTGGAGAGACCTTGAGGCTACCTGGCTACAGTAACGAACGGCCGTCGCCACATCCTTTCGTGACTTCAAGTCCACCCAAGGTTAGGAGGGCTATCGCTATCGGCATTCATGGCTACTTCCCGTCTCCGCTGCTCCGGAGCGTGATAGGCCAGCCGACTGGGACATCCATTCGCTTTGCGAATTATGCTGCAGCTTCCGTGAAGCAGTGGTGTCAAGAGCACCAACCAGAGGTCAAGGACGTCGAGGTGGAGAAGGTTGCCCTCGAAGGCGAAGGCTACATTGCTGATCGGGTCACGACACTTTGGAAACTGTTGCTGAATTGGCTGTCTCACCTTCGACAAGCAGACTTTATTCTGGTCGCTTGTCATAGCCAGGGTGTACCCGTGGCCATCATGCTGGTCGCCAAGCTCATTCAACTAGGTGCACTTTCACCCCACGTCCGGATTGGCATATGTGCTATGGCTGGTGTGAATCTCGGGCCATTTCTTGAGTACAAGAGCAGGCTCTTCGGCGGCACTGCCTTGGAGCTGTTTGACTTCTGCGACAGTAAGTCGAAGGTCTCGGTCGCATATACCGACTCACTCGACATCTGCCTCCGCCATGGAGTCCGCTTGACCTTCACAGGCAGCATTGATGACCAGCTTGTGAGTTTGGAGTCAAGTCTGCACGTCCCGCTCAGCCATCCCTATGTGAACCGGCAAGTCTTCATTGACGGTCGACTACATAAATCCAACTTCCTGACACACCTTGTCGTGTTCGCCATCAAACTGCGGAACCTTGGCGTCACCGACCACGGCCTGTTGCGTGAGATCTCAGCACCACTGGCTGGGAGCTTGGTAGGAGGCGAGGGTCATAGTCGTGTTTACGATGACCCGGCTGTATATGCGAACGCCATCGAGTTTGCACTGGAGAGCACCGACGTGCCCTCTGCGTCCTTTTCGCCACCACCGAATCCCGTGACGACCGACGAACAGAAGCGAAAGTCTTTGGAAGAAGCAACGCAACGTCGTGGATCTCTTGCATCGTATCCGGCGAACATGACTGCAGCCAACCATATGCGACGAGGATCACTTTCGTCGTTGATACTCGCGCCACCCGGGATAGCGCCCATCGTTGCGCCTTACGAAGCACCAGGCGCCGTCGGTGCTGCCGAGAAGAACCCCTTTGTCCTACCTTGGGCAGTCCGCGGCATGCTAGAGGAAGACATGGTCAAGCGAGACGCAAAGATGCAGCATGAGGTGAAGGAACTTGTTCGCGAATTCGAAGCCTGGAGGCCGAGCAGTAAGGTTTTGAAGGACGTGAGGTGGAGGTTGGAGGGTGTTAGGAGTATGCTTTGAGCGTTGATGGCGGACTGTACAGCTTGTTGATTTTTGGGAGTAATCGACGATCGTGATGAATGGGAGGAGTATGGATATCTTTAGCGTGGCGTTCAGTAGAGGGATTTTGAGGGATGGGCTACGCAACAGATAGAGGAAGCTGCTTTGCCATAGCAGCAGCGCAACAGCGTTCAGGACAGACCCCTTTTTA from Fulvia fulva chromosome 2, complete sequence harbors:
- a CDS encoding Major facilitator-type transporter; this translates as MDFERITMPNGADRSGVGPTKIYASATGTENLSDSVDHNVAQQRAVWDQSAVDPVLAKKMDMVNAAIEEIGMTKWHWKLFFLNGFGYAVDSLLIVIQSITQPVITREYGNPHPPLAGISFASQIGMLVGAAAWGLTADVIGRKLAFNSSLFICAGFVLVAGAMPSYISFASMVAFYSAAAGGGYIIDATNLHEFLPRSHQWMVTFMSVWVPIGYAVTGLLAWAFLSNFSCAPDATPATCQRADNWGWRYLHFTCGGLVFLLSLTRIFVIKMEQTPRWLISQNRDEEVYAQLSALAIKYDRPFVLKHGALQEQGQVLHSEKSVWSSLRLKKHFAGLFETKLLTYSTLMIFANWFVVGTVSPLYQVFLPYYLESRGVATGQQSSDYITWRNYAINQVATLAGPCIAAVLVEVPHIGRKGTLAIGATATMALQFGYTQIKTPAQNLGVSCAVSAAQMIYYGVIYAYTPEILPSAHRATGYGCCVILNRIGGIVGVAVGSYADVQTTTPLFVCAGLFGLLIVLSLALPFESRGRGSV